The following coding sequences lie in one Rhodohalobacter barkolensis genomic window:
- the arsB gene encoding ACR3 family arsenite efflux transporter: MTEENKSIDFFEKYLTVWVLLCIAVGIGLGYVSGDSIEVLSNFNLYNVNIPIAILIWAMIYPMMLQIDFASLKDIGKAPKGVVWTVIINWAIKPFTMAFFAWIFFYHIYGAWIDPSMAQEYIAGAILLGAAPCTAMVFVWSYLSDGDPTYTLVQVSVNDILILILFIPIVAFLLGITDIAIPYNTLVTSIVAFVVIPLVAGYLTHKILVRKKGMEWYTNQFLPKFKPVSISALLLTLILLFAYQGDRILDEPVVILLIAVPLIIQTYFIFFVAWYGGKWLKLNYQTCAPGSMIGASNFFELAVAVAIMLFGIQSGAALVTVVGVLIEVPIMLSLVKFANSQKASYTVAD, translated from the coding sequence GTGACTGAAGAGAATAAATCGATCGACTTTTTTGAAAAATACCTTACCGTCTGGGTTTTACTCTGTATTGCTGTTGGAATTGGCCTTGGATATGTTTCGGGTGATTCCATTGAGGTACTTAGCAACTTCAACCTCTATAATGTAAATATTCCCATCGCTATTTTAATATGGGCGATGATCTACCCGATGATGCTGCAGATAGATTTTGCCTCATTGAAAGATATTGGTAAAGCTCCTAAAGGGGTTGTTTGGACAGTGATTATAAACTGGGCGATTAAGCCGTTTACAATGGCCTTCTTTGCTTGGATTTTCTTTTACCATATATACGGTGCGTGGATTGACCCATCCATGGCTCAGGAATATATAGCCGGAGCAATCTTACTGGGAGCTGCCCCCTGTACGGCTATGGTTTTTGTGTGGTCGTATCTATCTGATGGCGATCCAACCTACACTCTGGTACAAGTATCCGTAAACGATATCTTGATCCTGATCCTCTTTATTCCCATTGTAGCATTTTTATTGGGTATTACAGATATCGCGATTCCATACAACACCCTAGTGACATCCATTGTAGCGTTTGTAGTGATTCCATTGGTTGCGGGTTATCTCACACACAAAATACTGGTGAGAAAGAAAGGAATGGAATGGTACACCAATCAGTTTTTGCCCAAATTTAAACCGGTTTCCATTAGTGCTCTTTTGCTAACGTTAATTCTGCTTTTTGCTTATCAGGGAGATCGGATTTTAGACGAGCCGGTTGTGATTTTACTCATCGCCGTTCCGCTTATCATTCAAACCTATTTCATTTTCTTTGTGGCATGGTACGGCGGTAAATGGCTTAAATTAAACTATCAAACCTGCGCACCCGGCTCCATGATTGGTGCCAGTAACTTTTTCGAACTGGCGGTTGCTGTGGCGATTATGCTTTTTGGTATTCAATCCGGTGCCGCTCTGGTTACGGTGGTTGGCGTACTAATCGAAGTACCGATCATGTTGTCATTGGTTAAATTCGCCAACAGCCAGAAAGCAAGCTACACTGTAGCTGATTAG
- the metH gene encoding methionine synthase, translating into MSRSAHPLFSILKNRILILDGAMGTMIQGYKLSEEDFRGSKFKNVDNELKGNNDLLSVTQPDIIRDIHSQFLDAGADILETNTFNANPISQEDYQLQDFSYEINLASAKVAREAADAFTQKNPDKPRFVAGAVGPTNKTLSLSPDVENPGYRAITFDALADAYEEQIRGLIDGGVDTILIETVFDTLNCKAAIYAAHRHMRKIGRRLPIMISGTIVDQSGRTLSGQTTEAFWTSVQHANPLLSIGLNCALGSSQMRPYIQELSKHASCFTSLYPNAGLPNEMGEYDESPGYMAQQLKNYAEEGLVNMVGGCCGTTPDHIRAIAEEAANHKPRKKSKPKPYLRLSGLEPLVVRPDTNFVNIGERTNVTGSAKFKRLIKNEEYDEALAVARDQVEGGAQIIDVNMDEGLLDSEQVMTDFVNLMAAEPDIARIPFMIDSSKWSVLKAGLKTTQGKSVVNSISLKEGEESFKEQAKEILDFGAAVVVMAFDEEGQADSLERRKEICKRAYDILVDEVGFAPQDIILDPNILTVGTGIEEHNNYAVDFIETVRWVKQNLPKAQTSGGLSNISFSFRGNNRVREAMHSSFLYHAIQAGLDMAIVNPTQLEVYEEIEPELKELVEDVLLNRRNDATERLIEYADRIKDEDEETAEVKKDEWRNGTVEERIQHALVKGIVDYIEADVEEARQQYEHPIEVIEGPMMDGMNIVGDLFGAGKMFLPQVVKSARVMKKGVAILIPFIEAEKENSPDSKPKAKVLLATVKGDVHDIGKNIVSVVLSCNNYDVIDLGVMNPADKILAAAKEHKVDVIGLSGLITPSLDEMVHVAKEMKKGGYITPLLIGGATTSRMHTAVKIAPNYDEPVIHVLDASRSVTVVNRLVSTTLKEGFLNEIKNEYEDLRKQYSSRNKRKTYLPIEEARENRTNVDWKKADVTPPVNPGITAFKNFPLDKLRRFIDWGPFFIAWEMKGKFPDILQDEHAGAQARKLFDEANHLLDKIIDENLFTAHGVVGLFPANSVGDDIELYKNQQRDDVIATFHTLRQQSKKRSGQPNKALSDFVAPKDSGKADYLGAFAVTTGHGVRELVKKFQADHDDYNAILTKALADRLAEAFAEFLHQEVRKTLWGYAPAEDFDNDELIREKYRGIRPAPGYPAQPDHTEKRTMFDLLAVEEITGISLTEHLAMSPASSVSGLYFAHPEAKYFNLGNIQRDQVEDYAKRKGMSVEEIERWLGPNLAYDN; encoded by the coding sequence ATGTCACGTTCCGCTCATCCGCTCTTTTCCATTCTTAAAAACCGTATTCTCATTTTAGATGGGGCTATGGGAACCATGATTCAGGGATATAAACTCTCTGAAGAGGACTTTCGGGGAAGTAAATTTAAGAATGTTGATAATGAACTTAAGGGTAATAATGATCTCTTGAGCGTAACTCAGCCTGATATCATTCGGGATATTCACTCTCAATTTTTGGATGCCGGTGCCGACATCCTCGAAACGAATACGTTTAATGCGAACCCGATCTCACAGGAGGATTACCAGCTTCAGGATTTTTCGTATGAGATCAATTTGGCATCTGCAAAGGTTGCCCGAGAAGCCGCGGATGCATTCACACAAAAAAATCCCGACAAACCTCGTTTTGTAGCAGGAGCGGTAGGACCAACCAATAAAACCCTCTCCCTCTCCCCTGATGTGGAAAATCCCGGTTACCGTGCCATCACGTTCGATGCACTTGCTGATGCCTATGAAGAACAAATTCGCGGACTGATTGACGGCGGTGTGGATACAATCCTTATCGAAACGGTTTTTGATACACTTAACTGCAAGGCGGCTATCTACGCCGCTCATCGCCACATGCGTAAAATTGGAAGGCGACTTCCGATCATGATTTCAGGTACCATAGTGGATCAAAGCGGCCGAACTCTCTCCGGACAAACCACTGAGGCGTTCTGGACATCCGTTCAACATGCCAATCCACTATTGAGTATCGGGCTGAACTGCGCACTCGGCTCCAGCCAGATGAGGCCCTACATTCAGGAGCTGTCAAAACATGCGAGCTGTTTCACAAGTCTATATCCCAATGCCGGCCTTCCAAACGAGATGGGTGAATATGACGAGTCGCCCGGCTACATGGCACAACAGTTAAAAAATTATGCTGAAGAAGGATTGGTTAACATGGTGGGCGGTTGTTGCGGTACAACCCCCGATCATATTCGGGCCATCGCTGAAGAAGCTGCAAATCATAAACCGAGAAAAAAATCTAAACCCAAGCCCTATTTGCGACTTAGCGGTTTGGAACCGCTGGTGGTTAGACCGGATACCAATTTTGTAAATATCGGTGAGCGTACCAACGTCACAGGGTCAGCCAAGTTCAAGCGTCTCATCAAAAATGAAGAGTATGATGAAGCCCTGGCCGTTGCGCGAGATCAGGTTGAAGGCGGTGCGCAGATCATTGATGTAAACATGGATGAAGGTCTGCTCGACTCTGAACAAGTAATGACCGATTTTGTTAATCTGATGGCAGCAGAGCCCGACATTGCCCGGATTCCGTTTATGATCGACAGTTCAAAATGGAGTGTACTGAAAGCCGGACTTAAAACCACACAGGGAAAAAGTGTGGTAAACTCTATCAGCCTTAAAGAGGGCGAGGAGTCATTTAAAGAACAAGCCAAAGAAATTCTGGATTTCGGAGCCGCCGTGGTTGTCATGGCGTTTGATGAAGAGGGTCAAGCCGATTCGCTGGAGCGCCGTAAAGAGATCTGCAAACGTGCTTATGATATTCTGGTGGATGAAGTTGGTTTTGCTCCTCAGGACATCATACTCGATCCGAATATTTTAACTGTTGGTACGGGAATTGAGGAACACAACAACTATGCCGTCGATTTTATTGAAACTGTCAGATGGGTCAAACAGAATCTTCCGAAAGCGCAAACCAGTGGTGGGTTGAGCAATATCTCCTTCTCTTTTCGTGGAAATAACAGGGTTCGCGAAGCAATGCACTCTTCATTTCTCTATCACGCCATTCAAGCCGGACTCGACATGGCAATTGTCAATCCCACTCAGCTGGAAGTGTATGAAGAGATTGAGCCTGAGTTAAAAGAATTAGTTGAAGACGTACTGCTGAATCGCAGAAATGATGCAACCGAACGACTGATTGAATACGCCGACAGAATTAAAGATGAAGACGAGGAAACTGCTGAAGTTAAAAAGGATGAGTGGCGTAATGGCACCGTTGAAGAACGTATTCAACATGCGCTGGTGAAAGGAATTGTTGACTATATTGAAGCGGATGTTGAGGAAGCTCGTCAGCAATATGAACACCCCATCGAAGTCATTGAAGGCCCCATGATGGATGGTATGAATATCGTAGGTGATCTCTTTGGCGCCGGCAAGATGTTTTTGCCTCAGGTTGTAAAAAGCGCTCGGGTAATGAAGAAAGGAGTAGCCATATTAATTCCTTTTATCGAAGCAGAAAAAGAGAATTCACCCGATAGTAAACCAAAGGCCAAGGTGCTTTTGGCTACTGTAAAAGGTGATGTTCACGATATTGGGAAAAATATTGTGTCTGTTGTTTTAAGCTGCAACAATTACGATGTGATTGATCTTGGTGTAATGAATCCTGCCGACAAAATTCTGGCTGCAGCAAAAGAACACAAGGTAGATGTAATTGGCCTCAGCGGCTTGATTACCCCGTCACTCGACGAGATGGTACATGTTGCCAAAGAGATGAAGAAAGGTGGTTACATAACTCCACTGCTGATCGGCGGCGCCACCACTTCAAGAATGCATACAGCTGTAAAAATCGCTCCCAATTACGATGAACCCGTCATTCACGTTTTAGACGCTTCCCGTAGCGTAACTGTTGTAAACCGATTGGTATCAACTACATTGAAAGAAGGCTTTTTGAATGAGATCAAAAATGAATATGAAGATTTAAGAAAGCAGTATAGCAGCCGGAATAAAAGGAAAACGTATCTACCGATTGAAGAGGCAAGAGAAAACAGAACAAACGTCGATTGGAAGAAAGCCGATGTTACACCGCCTGTAAATCCAGGGATTACTGCATTCAAAAACTTTCCATTAGATAAACTCAGACGCTTCATCGACTGGGGACCATTTTTTATTGCATGGGAGATGAAAGGAAAATTTCCGGACATTTTACAGGATGAGCATGCCGGAGCACAAGCACGAAAACTGTTTGATGAAGCCAATCACCTGCTCGACAAAATTATTGACGAAAACCTATTTACAGCACACGGTGTAGTTGGACTTTTCCCCGCCAATTCTGTCGGTGATGATATTGAACTCTACAAAAACCAACAGCGAGATGATGTAATTGCTACGTTTCACACGCTTCGTCAGCAATCTAAAAAACGATCCGGTCAACCTAATAAAGCTTTGTCTGATTTTGTAGCACCTAAGGATTCTGGAAAAGCCGACTATTTAGGTGCATTTGCGGTCACTACCGGACACGGAGTTCGTGAGCTGGTCAAAAAATTCCAGGCCGATCATGATGATTATAATGCCATTTTAACCAAGGCATTAGCTGACCGCCTGGCTGAGGCGTTTGCGGAATTTCTGCATCAGGAGGTACGAAAAACGCTGTGGGGCTACGCACCGGCTGAAGACTTTGACAACGATGAACTGATCCGTGAAAAATACCGAGGAATTCGTCCGGCTCCCGGTTATCCGGCACAACCTGATCATACCGAGAAACGCACCATGTTTGATCTTCTGGCTGTTGAGGAGATTACCGGAATTTCATTAACCGAGCATCTGGCCATGTCGCCTGCATCGTCTGTAAGCGGACTCTATTTTGCCCATCCGGAGGCCAAATATTTCAATCTTGGAAATATTCAGCGCGATCAGGTAGAAGATTATGCCAAGCGGAAAGGTATGAGTGTGGAAGAGATCGAGCGATGGCTCGGGCCAAACCTGGCTTATGATAATTGA
- a CDS encoding methylenetetrahydrofolate reductase codes for MKVIEHYKKATEPLISFEIIPPRRGGGVNSIFDSLDRIVEKVKPPFIDVTYHAAEAYVEELSDGTLKRIIRRKRPGTIGLCAAILHRYDIDPVPHLICEGFTKEESEDALIELNYLGIHNVLAVRGDNTGSQVPMHTNGTANKYAIDLVRQIQDMNRGEYLEDIVNAQQTDFCIGVAGYPEKHFEAPNIDWDVQRLKEKVDAGAHYIVTQMFFDNSVYFNFVEKCRANGIEVPIIPGLKILRTINHLKTLPRHFHLNLPDELTKEVDANPDRVEEIGVEWAQKQSLELMEKGAPGIHYYIMGNPKPALDVIDFIQKK; via the coding sequence ATGAAAGTTATAGAACATTACAAAAAAGCAACTGAACCGCTCATATCGTTCGAAATTATTCCACCCAGAAGAGGGGGAGGGGTAAATAGTATATTTGATTCTCTGGATAGAATTGTTGAAAAAGTAAAACCTCCTTTCATCGATGTAACATATCACGCTGCAGAGGCATACGTAGAAGAACTTTCTGATGGGACCCTGAAACGCATTATTCGAAGAAAAAGGCCCGGAACAATTGGTTTGTGTGCAGCCATTCTTCATCGATACGATATAGACCCGGTACCGCACCTGATATGTGAAGGATTTACAAAAGAGGAGAGTGAAGATGCCCTGATTGAACTTAACTATCTTGGCATTCATAATGTGCTGGCAGTGCGTGGCGATAATACAGGTTCACAAGTGCCCATGCATACGAATGGTACTGCAAACAAGTACGCCATAGATTTGGTGCGTCAGATTCAGGATATGAATCGTGGTGAGTACCTGGAAGACATTGTAAATGCGCAACAGACCGATTTTTGCATTGGTGTGGCGGGATATCCGGAAAAACATTTTGAAGCACCGAACATAGATTGGGATGTGCAACGACTCAAAGAGAAAGTGGATGCCGGTGCCCACTATATTGTAACACAGATGTTTTTTGATAACAGTGTCTATTTCAATTTTGTTGAGAAATGCAGGGCCAACGGGATAGAAGTGCCGATTATACCCGGTTTGAAAATCCTGCGGACAATCAATCATCTGAAAACATTGCCTCGTCACTTTCATCTCAACCTGCCGGATGAGCTGACTAAGGAGGTGGATGCAAACCCGGATCGGGTTGAAGAGATCGGTGTAGAGTGGGCTCAAAAGCAGTCTCTGGAGCTGATGGAAAAGGGTGCACCGGGAATTCACTACTACATTATGGGGAATCCCAAGCCCGCTTTGGATGTAATCGACTTTATACAAAAGAAGTAG